Proteins from a genomic interval of Candidatus Fokinia cryptica:
- a CDS encoding nucleoside deaminase, protein MNDYNSKHYFYMHVALDIARKGANLGEIPVGAVIVNVKSDTIVATAHNLTIQKCNRIAHAEMIVISEASDSVNMGFLDHHVIYVTLEPCAMCAKALSLSRIKSIYYAADDVKGGAINNGVRIFDNSTTNHKPLVYSGLFAEESSILLKNFFNVLRKK, encoded by the coding sequence ATGAATGATTATAATAGTAAGCACTACTTTTACATGCATGTAGCCTTAGATATAGCTCGAAAAGGTGCAAATTTAGGGGAAATACCCGTAGGAGCAGTAATTGTAAATGTAAAAAGTGATACTATTGTTGCAACAGCTCATAATCTTACAATACAAAAATGTAACAGAATTGCGCATGCTGAAATGATTGTGATATCAGAAGCGTCGGATTCTGTTAATATGGGTTTTCTTGATCATCACGTCATTTATGTTACATTAGAGCCATGTGCTATGTGTGCAAAAGCACTATCATTGAGTAGAATAAAAAGTATCTATTATGCTGCTGATGACGTTAAAGGTGGTGCTATAAATAATGGAGTACGTATTTTTGATAACAGCACTACAAATCATAAGCCATTGGTGTATTCTGGACTTTTTGCTGAAGAAAGTAGTATTTTGTTGAAGAATTTTTTTAATGTTTTAAGAAAAAAATGA